The stretch of DNA GCAAGGGAGACAGCCACATAACTCCAAATATATGACAGCCGAATTTACTCAGATTGGGAGGCCCTGGAGATAGGGGAACTCAGAGGAAGTGCAGCTGAAGTTAGGGTTTGGGGCGCTCCCTGGACTCCTGCTAGCCAAATAGGACCTAGCCAGATGAAGAGGTGGGAGAAAGTGGCTGAATTTCTTAGCGCGTTCCCACCTTTCAGCCTGGCAGACACTAAACTGACTTTTTTGTCCTATGTAGAAATAGGCATGTCCCTCTGTGTTCCCCTCTTTAAATGAACTTCACAGGGTGGCAGTTGTAGAGACTTTATAATATTTGAGCTATATAGAGAAAACGGGAAAAGGAAATTGCCTTTCAGGCTCCATTTGAGAGAGATTTCTATGGAAGTCCATGCCCTTATGTTGGAATTTGTTTTCATGATTATCATAAAAGATCCTGCTCCTTTTCTGAGCTGAGAACCAGCCTTCTTGTTCTAGATTAAAAAGACccatcattcaacaaataccacTTGCGTACTACCATTTGCCAGAtgtgattttagatagagaggctACCTCAGTAAACACTTTTTCATTTGGGCCCCTTTTCTCTTAGAGCTTAcatcagggaagaaagaaataaaatttcacaatGGGGCGAGGTGAACTTCCCTGGTGGGTGAGAGGAGGACAGGAAAATGACCATGGTCTTTGGTAATATTGACAAGACCAGTTTGATTAGAACAGTAGCGACAGAAGTCTGGCTGGAGGAGGctaaagagagaacaagaaagtgGAGCTAGAGATTTTAAATCCCTTCAAGCTTTTACAGTGAGGGGGTGCAGAGAAATGGATTTGTGAGTCGCCTGGGTGGGGGagtagtgtctttttttttttttttttttttaattacctggGAGATACCAGAGCATATTATGCTGATGGGTGTGGTCCCACAGAGAGGAGAGAGTTTGTTGATGTTGCACCAAGGAACAATTCTAGGATAGGTTACAGAGCGTTAGTGGAATGGCCTTTCCTGTACACAGGAATGGGGGAAAGCAGAAAAGGTGAGCACCACTGCTGAATGTGAGTACTGATGCAGGTAACTAGCAAGTTAAAAAGTCGCTCCCTACGGTTTCTTCACCCATATTTTTGAGTCCTGCCCtgggtgaatgtgtgtgtattttatgaGTGAATtgggaagattttaaaattttgaaacgaaaaatgttaattttcataGTGCACAGTTTGACTATTGCTGATCAAATTATATACTGTTGCTTACTCTTAACAAAAATATAAGCCATTATTACATATTCCAGGGTCTACATGCAGTTTTGTTTTGAGAATGAATTCCTTCTAACCCAAATCAACAAATCCATCACCAGGAATAGCACCAGGAAAGGAGCTGTGGTCAGATATACTCCATAATAATTGGCGTTTTTGCATAGATAACTGGAAGAGTTTTAGGAGCAAGTGGTTTCTCCCATGCTAATCTACTTGAGTCCATCAGATACCTGCTAGGATTGTGTTTGTCTTGTGTCTGGCTAACTGGAATAGCACAAACACGTGTGCCTCTCAATTCACATACTATCTGCAAGTAACTGTTACTGGACATTGTTGAACTAAAACACTGTCCCTTCTACCATTGACTTAATGAGATTTATTTGAGTGAGGTAGTTTTCTCCAGTCTTGGTGGAAGTTGGCTCCAAGCAGGCAGATGTTACAGCTTTGTCCGCACCCTCCCAGTCTGCCAGCTTGCACAGGTAAGGCTCAGCCCACAAATGTGATAGAAGCACATGGCTTACGGTATATTCCTGAGACGAAGTTCATTGATATAATGTACTTTATATATACTGCTCTAGAAGGAAAGATACAAAGAGTATTTTAGATTATTCTTGGGGAGTCTGAATTATTTTCTCACACATTTGTAATCTGGCCTACGATCCCCAGTTTTTTAAAGAGTCCTTCAGTATATTTCTCCTGTTTTCAAAAGCCTTGAGAAATCAAGTAACTGATATGCACACACTTTACTTAATGGTGAAATTAATTTAAACTAACTTTGATTTTAGAAATATGCTATATTCAAAAATGCTTTGTTAAATTTATAGCTTTTGGTAAATGTTAGGTACTCTCATGGGAGAAGATGAAGCAGAAAAGGGTAAAAGTCTCAAATGTAGGATCACAGTATCCTGGttgtttaaaatctgtttttaaggAAGACTTACCCATAGATTGTTAGAGATACCTAGTCGTTTAATTTAGTACCACCTACACTTCTTGTTTCCATTGAGTTAATGACTTGAGATGAGCTGGGGAGCATAAGCTGCAGAGAAGaagctaatttttttcttttagcggattttaattttttaagaatagcactctatattttgttgttggtttagTATTTTTTGCACTCTAAACGTTTGATAGCAAAATTGGATTTTGTGCATTTTTGTAATTGTTTCTCTGCTATAGTTTTAAATGAATGTGGAAAATGTtcattccctccttctttctttaattcCAATTACAGGTGAATGAGACAACTCAGAACAGGGATGCTTTGTACCAGTGAGGCTGGCCTCATGTTACTCTATCATAGACAACTGACTACCTAATTCCACAAGCGATTTTAAGTAGAAATTCATACTGTACCTTCCACAGTGCTTAGACCCTAGGTATTCCTCTTGGTAGAATTTCTTTTGCTTGTCACCTAGAGGTGTATAACATATAAAGTTAccttattttttcaagttatttgGAAGTATTTTATTATCGTAACTACCATAAAAAATTCAGATTAGAAACTATTCATTCAAAATGAGCTTTTGCAGAAAGTACGCACTTCTTGTTTCTACCTGAATAAAACTGTTTAGGTattttgatggccattctcatgTATTACTGACTTTGGGGGCTTAATTTTGTTTTGCAGGGTTAATAACTAACTTTATGTAAGACAGAAGAGAAAGATGTCATTCCGTAAAGGTAATCTTTTTCTACAagttatgtttttattgctggtCAAAAGGTACAGAGATATAATGCAGGCTTTCCCCTCTGTTTCAGTAAACATTGTCATCCTGGTCCTGGCTGTTGTTTTCTTCGTACTGGTTTTGCACCATAACTTCCTTGGCCTGAGCAGTTTGCTAAAGAATGAGGTTTCAGGTATGGGAATGCTTGACATCTGTTGAGGACCCGGGGGCTCCCTGTGTCCCACATCCTGAGTTGTATTACTaggataaaggaaaagaaagctttctTCATGGCTTTATAGAAGCTCCTTATAGCTCTGGGAAAAGGCATGGTGGTACTCACTATGCTTTTGCAGCCTTCCCACTCCTGCCTCTACTCCCTTCTGTGCAGTTGTTTGCTAAGGGTTTGATCTGGTAGAAGATGTTTCATGAAATCAGAGGCCAGAGAGGAGCCTCTGTGAGCTACTGCTGTTGGCTCACATTGCGGCGGAGCAGGGCTTCAGAAGGTGGGGATGGTTGAGTGTCACTGGTGTTTGATGCCTGCTGTGTTCACTAGAGGGTCAGTCTGGTTACTTTCTTCACCTGTTACTTTCCTATAATTTGTGGAAGTGCATCAGCAGGACTCAAGTATATAGTAAACAAAACCATAAAGCCTTgtcaactgatttaaaaaaaaaatcattttattatataattccattgatagttatttaaaattatttgttcataCTGCTCTACATTGGTATTGAGGGATGTTTGAGGCTTCAGAGTGtttgttaaaaatcatttttggaTTGCCATACACCATAGTCGATCAGAGCTAGAAAAAACTAATAGTTTCCCCCTGACTTTTACTGAGTGCTCTGATAGCATAGTTTACAATgtaacagtgtgtgtgtgtgtgtgtgtgtgtgtgtgtatttatacataagtatatatgtggggtgggcaaaagtaggtttacagttgtgagtacacaaggCACAAAAGTTTACTCTCATGttatttattgttgtattattttccatatgaatgcctACTTTTGCCTGCCCTTGTATGTACATAAAGTAATACCTACCCCTGATGGGAACATTTATTAGGAAAGATAGCGCTCAAGCTCCAAAAGGTCATTCTTTTACTGTTTTATCTCCCGTGCTTCTGGGTGACGGCTGGTACAtaggaggtgctcaataaaatatacattgaaTAAAATATCATTGCCTAGAGATAACCCTTAAAATTTTGACTTTAGTACCTtccattcttttccctttctatACTTTTTCTATAGTTGAAATGATACTATGTATAAAATGCACATATGGCATGTTTTAAGTAGGTCACCACGACAGTAGAAACTCTTCATATGTAACTTTAATGCCACGTAGTTTACTTGTTTCCACAGAAAAAAGTCTTTTGTACAGTGACTTTTTGACTTTTCCACGGCAGCCCCACAATAAGAAATGTATTGCGCACAGCACCCCCATATACATGTGCATGTGCTGTCTCTCTGCCTTTCACGGTGGTGATACTTGTCTTTTATTCATGGCTATAATCCACTACTATTGCCTGGCTCATAGTAGGCGCTCagtgtttaatgaatgaataagtaaatggaCATattgtaaaagggaaaaaagggttTACAAAGCAATATGTGTAGTTGCTATGTGTGATGCACTCtggtattttctaatttaatgttCTATTCCTACTCAGGAACTCTTTTTCTACTTAAATTCTGATCATGATCTAAATTGTTTTCATGTCTACTTATTGGACATTATTCATGGTCtgaaaaacttttttagtttgtttctagGTGTTcataattgtaaataaaattgtggCTTTTGATTACTTCTCAGATCTTGTCCTTAAGAGAGGCAAGAGGAATTATTGGTCAAAGGCCATGTACCTGTTTAAGGCTCTTGATGCAAATTGCCAAAAATTGCCAGAAAGATTCTGTTATATTCCCATCAGTAGTGTATCAGAATTTTGTTgacctgtgtttttaaaaaattaattaattatttattttattttaagtgctgCTTCTGCTTTTCCAAAAGTCTATAAAACAATTTCTGGGCCATATACTTCACATTGTAATGGGGGAAGGATGAGGTAAACAGGCATCATAATCATCACCTCTTTTCTAGTCTTGTGCTCTATGTCAGTACTTTGTAAGATTCTGTTTGTATCACAATACCTTTCTTATGTGTGTTCTTTGCAGATTCAGGAATTGTGGGGCTTCAGCCCATAGACTTTATCCCAAATGCGCCCCGTCATGTGGTAGACTGGAGACAAGAGGAGATTCCTGTGGTTATTGCTGCATCTGAAGATAGGCTCGGGGGGACCATTGCAGCCATAAACAGCATTCAGCACAACACTCGCTCCAATGTCATTTTCTACATTGTTACACTCAATGGCACAGCAGACCATCTCCGGTGAGCTCTGCTTGCCTGATGATTCTTCTAGAGGATGCTCCttaagtatatattttctctACAGAGTTGCGATTATACCACATGTAAACTGCACATGACATGTTTTTCCATGTTACTGTATTGTAAGCATGTCCCCATGATAACAAATGATATAAGGAACTTATGTTAAGATGTAAGTCAATTGGGTCACCACGTACACTGCTAACTCAagctggtaattttttttttttagtaataagGTTTTTTCAATGAAAGAAGCAACGTGTTGATTTACATCCTGTTACAAGTTCCTATCTCATGAACATGTTCGGAGTAGCTCTTGTCTAGAGTGGGACGGGACGTGGGAGCAACAGCAAGGTAGTGTGGAGACCCAAGCACAGACACCAAGGGTGATGGAGGAGCATTACTTCTCTCTTTGGAGCCCTCATCTATAAGTATGGGGTGAAAATGTCCAACCTAGAGGATTATTGTGTCagctaaatgagaaaatgtattttaaaacaacatctAGAATGTAATCAATCACTAAATGGTTTTTACTATTACAGTGATTAATAGAAACCCAATCTGAGGGAGTCTCATCCATGCTTTAAAAACGCTTTAAGGTTTACAGTTTATTCCAAGAAACACCTTGTCTAACAGGTTAATAGTTGTCAAAGTTCTCAAACATCTCTGTCCTTGTGACTTTGTTTTGTgagttatttttccatattttaaaaacagccctggctggtgtggctcagtggattgagtgccaacctgcaaaccaaatggtcaccggCTCAATTgttggtcagggcgcatgcctgggttgcaggccaggtccccgggttagggatgtgtgagaggcaaccaattgatgtttctctccctctccttctaaaaataagggaataacatcttttttaaaacccCACAAAATTTAGAAACCACCTAAAATAAGTGACTACACAAGTAACTCcacaaaataaattgaaatggACCCAGGGAAAACGTGTAGTACTTTAGGAAACAACTGTCATTACAGACAGTACGACAGACTTGGGTAGAATTATTTGTCTCAGTGGATTGATGCCTGTGGATGAACTACCAGCTTTGTTGATAACTAGCTTTCACTACCATCCTACTTTGACTTTTCTTCACCCAAGTATTTGGAGGGACAAGAGTTGGTCTGTGGGACCCTGGAGTGAGTTTTCTGCAAGTTTAGTGTCAGAAGAGTGACCAAAAGTGTGACCCGAGGGGAGCAGTACCTGCTACCATAGGATCTTGGCTCTGGGGGTTCTCTCTTCAGATGtggaaaccaaagctcagagaagtgaaggggCTTGAACACACCTATTTGGTTCCTAGGGTTTCTCTTTGGGAAGCACAAAAAATAAGGCTGTGGTTTTAGGACAtgatttaaaactgaaatgttttcttttcattaggTCTTGGCTCAGCAGCAGTACCCTGAAAAGCATCAGGTATAAAATTGTGCTTTTTGACACTAAACTTTTGGAAGGGAAAGTAAAGGAGGATCCTGACCAGGGGGAATCCATAAAACCAGTGAGTTCCATGCACCCTTGTTTGTATGTGGGAGTATTAGGAAATGACTGAGTATCTGGGTAACTGGGTACAGTGCAGTTTCCTGGGACCAAGCCTGGGCAATTTTAAGTGATCTTTGGCTGTCTTCTCCTGTATGAGTACTGAGAGCATTCTGGAAGTTTCTAGTAAATGAGAACACAGAATGGTGAATCCTATGCCaatccctctttccttttctttcagttaaCCTTTGCAAGGTTCTACTTGCCTATTCTGGTTCCCAGTGCAAAGAAAGCCATTTATATGGATGATGACATAATTGTGCAAGGTATCTAAGaatgtcattcattcatcaacaCTGTTCTCTGTCCTGTGTGAGCTGTAGTGGTTGTCTTATTTATGGTATCCTACAAAAGGTCATCCTAGGAGTAAGTTGGAGGACTAGGAAATCTTGaggcaaatgaaaatgtaaatcttACACCTTAATGTCTTTCAGGTGATATTCTTGCCCTCTACAATACACCATTGAAGCCAGGACATGCAGCTGCATTTTCAGAAGACTGTGATTCAGCCTCTACTAAAGTTGTCATCCGTGGAGCTGGAAACCAGGTAAATTCCTAATTAGAGCCCTGTAGACACTCCACTCCCTATAGAGCGCATTAATGTGGAGAAGCAGCAAAATTGGGGAATTCTTTTTCTGAGGATTTTattgagaggggagggagaaagagaaacactgaagtACCAGAGAAAcatactgagccacagcagcagaGGTACGGAACTTCTTTCTTGCTGCATTACAGTCCTCAATTATTTCACCCAAAACTTAAGCCTGTTTTCTAGAAGTTTCCTATTCTGCATAACTTGGAATCCCAAATGTCACTTCTACATGCTTTATATGTAGAGCCCTTCACTAATAATCTGGTAAGTCATAGgctttttggggggtttttttttttggcttttatttttttttaatatatttattgattatgctattacagttgtcccattccccccccactccactccatcctgccctccccctccctcccacattccccccctatagttcatgtccatgggtcatacttacaagttctttggcttctacatttcctacactattcttaccctccccctgtctattttccacctatcatctatgctacttactctctgtacctttcccccctccccctcccactcccctattgacatccctccatgtgatctcgatctctatggttctgttcctgttctagttgtttgcctagtttgctcttgtttttgttttaggtgtggttgttaataactgtgagtttgctgtcatttttactgttcatactttttatcttctttttcttaggtaactccctttaacatttcatataataagggcttggtgatgatgaacttcttgaacttgaccttatctgagaagcactttatcttcccttccattctaaatgatagctttgctggatagagtaatcttggatgtaggcccttgcctttcatgacttggaatacttcttgccagtcccttcttgcctgtaaggtctctttggagaaatcagctgatagtcttatgggaactcctttgtaggtaactgtgtccttttctcttgctgcttctaagattctcgccttctgtttcatcttggctaatgtaatgatgatgtgccttggtgtgttcctccttggatccagcttctttgggactctctgagcttcctggacttcctggaagtctatttcctttgccagatgagggaagttctcatTATTTGtccaagtaagttttcaatgttttgttcttcctcttctccttctggcacccctataattcggatgttggaatgtttcaagatgtcctggaggttcctaagcctctcctcatttttcccaattcttgtttcttcattcttttctggttggatgtttctttcttccttctggtccacaccgttgatttgagtcccagtttccttcgcatcactgttggttccctgtacattttcctttgtttctcttagcataggcttcattttttcatctggtttttgaatagattcaaccaattctgtgagcatcttgataaccagtgttttgaactgtgcatccgataggttggctatctcttccttgcttagttgtattttttctggagcttcgaagtgttctgtaatttgggccttttttttttttttgtcttggtgcgtctcttactttaaggggcggagccttaggtgttcaccgggggtggggtaacgctggtccgctgtacgtgggggaggggctgaaggggagcaatggcgcccgcttcactctcctccggatttcaatccttcactctgctacccacaatcaaactgggcccctctgatgctggttcccaagtgggtgggcttgtgcacactttaggcccctgtgggtctctccaacgacctctcctgtgaggctgggagtctctcctgctgctgccccaacccccacgggcattttcaatcggaggtttgaggctttatttcccctgtgctggagccctgggttgcgctgtctgcctggctccctgccttttatccggtttatctgtgcatgaatgtggggccgcggggtgctacccgccactctgagtccggccctctcagtttatctgtgcgaacatagggccgcagggtctgctagtggtcagactgcctgcaccgttcgtcccacactccgccagtctcgatCCTGCCACGGCaacgagagtcctctctgccctggctgcccgtctccgcccctcctaccagtctggatgaatgtttattttttatttccttggtgtcggacttccttgccgtttgattttccgtcagttctggttgtgtgaggaggcgcagtgtgtctacccacactgccatcttggttctccaagtcATAGTTTTTAATAACAGCTCTTTACTGGCTGTCACATTAGAGCCATGAGCTGCATAACTGTTTCACATACCCATTGGTGGTCCTGTACGATTATAatagagctgaaaaattcctactGCACAGTGAGCATGTAGTCATCTTAATGTCAAAGTACGATGTGTTAATACTCCTGAGTTCGTGGTTAATGATGGTATAAACAAACCTGTGTATATTTGGGTGTAGCACACACAATTATGAACAGTACATAGTACTTGATAACTATTACTGGTTTATGGACTTACCACGTTTATCATTAATAAAGTGTACTTTTTGAGTATGTCTTTACACCCACAGCAGCCTCCTCATACATCT from Desmodus rotundus isolate HL8 chromosome 8, HLdesRot8A.1, whole genome shotgun sequence encodes:
- the GLT8D1 gene encoding glycosyltransferase 8 domain-containing protein 1 — encoded protein: MSFRKVNIVILVLAVVFFVLVLHHNFLGLSSLLKNEVSDSGIVGLQPIDFIPNAPRHVVDWRQEEIPVVIAASEDRLGGTIAAINSIQHNTRSNVIFYIVTLNGTADHLRSWLSSSTLKSIRYKIVLFDTKLLEGKVKEDPDQGESIKPLTFARFYLPILVPSAKKAIYMDDDIIVQGDILALYNTPLKPGHAAAFSEDCDSASTKVVIRGAGNQYNYIGYLDYKKERIRKLSMKASTCSFNPGVFVANLTEWKRQNITNQLEKWMRLNVEEGLYSRTLAGSITTPPLLIVFYQQHSTIDPMWNVRHLGSSAGKRYSPQFVKAAKLLHWNGHFKPWGRTASYTDVWEKWYIPDPTGKFSLIRRHMEISNIK